In one Musa acuminata AAA Group cultivar baxijiao chromosome BXJ2-5, Cavendish_Baxijiao_AAA, whole genome shotgun sequence genomic region, the following are encoded:
- the LOC135580859 gene encoding uncharacterized protein LOC135580859 yields MSWSTRFLTAVAFLAVGVVFAPDVLGSGPESPAGAITAVKLCHLLAFATAWGAALWVTFIGGIIMFKNLPRHQFGNLQSKMFPAYFTVVSVCAAVSVAAFAYLHPWRSASSIDKYQLGFLLSALGFDLSNLIVFTPMTIEMMKKRHKVERDLSIGEEIGWSKNMEVAKTNPQLAAMNKKFGMIHGLSSLANIMAFGSLAMHSWYLAGKIQL; encoded by the exons ATGTCGTGGTCGACCCGCTTCCTTACGGCGGTGGCGTTCCTCGCGGTCGGCGTCGTCTTCGCGCCGGACGTCCTCGGCTCGGGGCCGGAATCCCCCGCGGGCGCCATCACCGCCGTCAAGCTCTGCCACCTCCTCGCCTTCGCCACCGCCTGGGGCGCCGCACTATGGGTCACCTTCATCGGTGGCATCATCATGTTCAA AAATCTGCCGAGGCATCAGTTCGGAAATCTTCAGAGCAAGATGTTTCCAGCGTACTTCACGGTGGTGTCTGTTTGCGCGGCGGTTTCGGTAGCGGCGTTCGCCTATCTCCATCCGTGGAGGTCGGCTTCATCCATCGACAAGTATCAGCTCGGGTTCCTCCTTTCTGCGCTCGGCTTCGACCTCTCCAACCTGATCGTCTTCACTCCGATGACCATTGAG ATGATGAAAAAGCGGCACAAAGTTGAGAGAGATCTAAGCATTGGTGAAGAAATTGGATGGTCTAAAAACATGGAAGTGGCAAAAACAAATCCGCAACTCGCAGCTATGAACAAGAAATTTGGAATGATTCATGGCTTGTCTTCACTGGCCAACATCATGGCATTCGGCAGCCTTGCCATGCACTCGTGGTACTTGGCCGGGAAGATTCAATTATAA
- the LOC103986277 gene encoding calreticulin, with translation MAIRRRPPLALALAVLLAVASIASAEVYFEERFGDGWENRWVKSDWKKDENMAGDWNHTSGKWTGDSEDKGIQTAEDFRFYAISAEFPEFSNKEKTVVLQFSVKHEQKLDCGGGYIKLLSGEIDQKKFGGDTPYSIMFGPDICGYSTKKVHAIFSRDGKNHLIKKDVSCETDQLTHVYTFIIRPDATYSILVDNNEKQTGSLYSDWDILPPKQIKDPDAKKPEDWDDKEYIPDPEDKKPEGYDDIPKEIPDPDAKKPEDWDDEEDGEWTSPTIPNPEYKGPWKQKKIKNPNYKGKWKAPMIDNPDFKDDPYIYVYPNLRYVGIELWQVKSGSLFDNILVCDDPEYAKKFAEETWAKLKDAEKAAFDEAEKKKLEEETKNDESDGDEEDADDAEDADSKSDSDTEEDKETSHDEL, from the exons ATGGCGATCCGGAGGAGGCCTCCTCTCGCTTTGGCCCTCGCGGTGCTGCTTGCCGTCGCATCCATCGCCTCCGCCGAGGTCTACTTCGAGGAGCGGTTCGGAG ATGGATGGGAGAATCGATGGGTCAAATCCGATTGGAAGAAGGACGAGAACATGGCAGGCGACTGGAACCATACCTCTGGTAAATGGACTGGCGATTCTGAAGACAAAG GCATCCAAACTGCTGAGGACTTCAGGTTCTATGCCATTTCGGCAGAGTTTCCTGAGTTCAGCAACAAGGAGAAGACAGTAGTTCTGCAATTTTCAGTTAAACATGAACAGAAACTTGACTGCGGAGGTGGCTACATTAAGCTGCTCAGTGGTGAAATTGATCAGAAGAAATTTGGTGGAGATACCCCCTATAG TATTATGTTTGGGCCTGATATCTGTGGGTACAGCACCAAAAAGGTTCATGCTATCTTCTCACGTGACGGAAAGAACCACTTGatcaagaaagatgtttcatgtgAGACTGACCAGCTAACTCATGTTTACACTTTCATTATTCGCCCTGATGCCACATACAGCATCCTAGTTGATAACAATGAGAAGCAAACTGGTAGCTTATATAGTGACTGGGATATTCTTCCTCCAAAGCAAATTAAGGATCCTGATGCCAAGAAG CCTGAAGATTGGGATGACAAGGAGTATATCCCTGACCCTGAGGACAAGAAACCAGAG GGGTATGATGACATTCCCAAGGAGATTCCTGATCCTGATGCTAAAAAG CCAGAGGATTGGGATGATGAAGAAGATGGTGAATGGACATCCCCAACCATTCCGAACCCTGAATACAAGGGACCCTGGAAACAGAAG AAAATCAAGAATCCTAATTACAAAGGGAAGTGGAAGGCACCAATGATCGACAATCCGG ATTTCAAGGATGATCCATACATCTATGTTTACCCCAATTTGAGATATGTAGGCATTGAGCTATGGCAG GTTAAATCTGGGTCTCTGTTTGACAACATTTTGGTTTGTGATGACCCTGAGTATGCCAAGAAATTTGCTGAAGAAACATGGGCCAAGCTTAAGGAT GCCGAAAAGGCTGCATTTGATGAGGCTGAGAAAAAGAAGTTAGAAGAG GAAACCAAGAATGACGAATCAGACGGAGAT GAAGAAGATGCTGATGATGCAGAAGATGCCGATTCAAAGTCTGATTCAGACACCGAGGAAGACAAGGAGACTTCTCAC GATGAGCTTTAG
- the LOC103986279 gene encoding grpE protein homolog 2, mitochondrial isoform X2 yields MGSRVLSRASRGGIARLFVSAHSRREPPVGGFHSLRESAAGSVIKRSQLLRQSILTNTTLQRFGYSSSASPQPNQSVDHDNDSENTSEVGNRTDADEFSDEKPELSFDELVKLVAEKEELLKLKHKEIEKMQDKVLRSYAEMENVMDRTKREAENAKKFAIQNFAKSLLDVADNLGRASSVVKESFSKIDASKDTVGAVPLLKTLLEGVEMTEKQLSEVFRKFGVEKFDPINEQFDPHRHLAVFQIPDASKPPATVAAVLKSGYTLHDRVIRPAEVGVTQSLTNEPAEGSNGQA; encoded by the exons ATGGGTTCTAGGGTTCTCTCTCGGGCTTCGAGGGGTGGCATCGCCCGTCTCTTCGTCTCGGCTCATTCGCGCAGGGAGCCGCCGGTTGGTGGCTTCCATTCCCTGAGGGAATCCGCTGCAGGTTCCGTTATAAAG CGGAGTCAGTTGTTGAGACAATCAATTCTCACAAATACGACACTCCAAAGATTTGGGTACTCGTCATCTGCATCTCCTCAGCCAAATCAATCAGTGGATCATGACAATGATTCAGAGAATACTTCAGAAGTTGGAAACAGAACCGATGCTGATGAATTTTCTG ATGAAAAACCTGAACTTTCATTCGATGAACTCGTTAAGCTCGTAGCAGAAAAGGAAGAATTACTGAAGTTGAAGCACAAAGAAATTGAGAAAATGCAAGATAAAGTTCTACGCAGCTATGCTGAaatggagaatgtcatggacagaaCAAAACGTGAGGCAGAAAACGCAAAGAAATTTGCCATTCAG AACTTCGCTAAGAGCCTTTTGGACGTCGCTGACAATCTGGGAAGGGCTTCATCTGTTGTCAAGGAAAGTTTCTCCAAAATTGATGCTTCCAAAGACACTGTTGGAGCTGTGCCGCTACTTAAAACTTTACTTGAGGGTGTTGAAATGACAGAAAAACAGCTTTCGGAA GTCTTTAGAAAGTTTGGAGTGGAGAAATTTGATCCAATAAATGAGCAGTTTGATCCGCACAGACATCTTGCAGTTTTCCAAATACCAGATGCTTCAAAACCACCTGCCACAGTTGCAGCTGTTTTGAAG TCGGGTTATACGCTACACGATCGTGTGATTCGCCCAGCCGAAGTTGGCGTAACTCAATCTCTTACTAATGAGCCTGCCGAGGGTTCCAACGGGCAAGCCTAG
- the LOC103986279 gene encoding grpE protein homolog 2, mitochondrial isoform X1, protein MGSRVLSRASRGGIARLFVSAHSRREPPVGGFHSLRESAAGSVIKYVPFQRSQLLRQSILTNTTLQRFGYSSSASPQPNQSVDHDNDSENTSEVGNRTDADEFSDEKPELSFDELVKLVAEKEELLKLKHKEIEKMQDKVLRSYAEMENVMDRTKREAENAKKFAIQNFAKSLLDVADNLGRASSVVKESFSKIDASKDTVGAVPLLKTLLEGVEMTEKQLSEVFRKFGVEKFDPINEQFDPHRHLAVFQIPDASKPPATVAAVLKSGYTLHDRVIRPAEVGVTQSLTNEPAEGSNGQA, encoded by the exons ATGGGTTCTAGGGTTCTCTCTCGGGCTTCGAGGGGTGGCATCGCCCGTCTCTTCGTCTCGGCTCATTCGCGCAGGGAGCCGCCGGTTGGTGGCTTCCATTCCCTGAGGGAATCCGCTGCAGGTTCCGTTATAAAG TATGTTCCTTTTCAGCGGAGTCAGTTGTTGAGACAATCAATTCTCACAAATACGACACTCCAAAGATTTGGGTACTCGTCATCTGCATCTCCTCAGCCAAATCAATCAGTGGATCATGACAATGATTCAGAGAATACTTCAGAAGTTGGAAACAGAACCGATGCTGATGAATTTTCTG ATGAAAAACCTGAACTTTCATTCGATGAACTCGTTAAGCTCGTAGCAGAAAAGGAAGAATTACTGAAGTTGAAGCACAAAGAAATTGAGAAAATGCAAGATAAAGTTCTACGCAGCTATGCTGAaatggagaatgtcatggacagaaCAAAACGTGAGGCAGAAAACGCAAAGAAATTTGCCATTCAG AACTTCGCTAAGAGCCTTTTGGACGTCGCTGACAATCTGGGAAGGGCTTCATCTGTTGTCAAGGAAAGTTTCTCCAAAATTGATGCTTCCAAAGACACTGTTGGAGCTGTGCCGCTACTTAAAACTTTACTTGAGGGTGTTGAAATGACAGAAAAACAGCTTTCGGAA GTCTTTAGAAAGTTTGGAGTGGAGAAATTTGATCCAATAAATGAGCAGTTTGATCCGCACAGACATCTTGCAGTTTTCCAAATACCAGATGCTTCAAAACCACCTGCCACAGTTGCAGCTGTTTTGAAG TCGGGTTATACGCTACACGATCGTGTGATTCGCCCAGCCGAAGTTGGCGTAACTCAATCTCTTACTAATGAGCCTGCCGAGGGTTCCAACGGGCAAGCCTAG